CCGCGGCAAGCGCCACGGCGCTGTCGGACAAGGCGTGGAGACCGCCTACGACGCGCTCCTCGGACCAGTCGTGCCGATAGGCCTCGAGGTACCAGCCGGCGATGCGGTCGACGAGCGCCGGCGTCGTCGTGGCGAGGCCTGAGAGGATCGGCACGTTGCGCAGCACCGCCGCGCGCGCGCCGGCCAGCGTCGCGGCGCCGTCGAGATTTGAATCCGGCAGCCGGTCGCGGTCGACGAAGGCGGTGACGACGCCGCTTTCGGTCAAACGATCCGAATCGGGGAACCACATGTCGTCTGGCGCGGCGGCAAGCGCCTCGTCGATGAAGCTCTCGTCGAGCCCGGCGGCGCGATAGGCGGCGCGCACGGACCCGGCGTCGCCGGCGAAGGTCTGGCCGAACAGGCCTTCCTCGAACGGCCCGTGGAAGCCGAGCCGCGCTTCGCGCAGCGCGAGGCGTTCCTTGCCCGCAAGGAAGGCCAGCGTGCAGGCCGAGACGCAGAAATCCGGGACGTAGGTCGTGAGACGATGGCTCGCGATCACCGCGCCGAGCGCCTGGCCCTCGTCGGCGAGGCCGCCTTCGCTCGTGAGATGGATGCGCGTCGCCTGCGGATACGCATCGAGGAGTCGCGCAAGCCGCGCCGCGTCGCCTTCGCGGATCTCGCCGGAGTAGCGCACGTCGGTGCCGTCGGGGCCCGGCACGATCACCGCGGCGACGCTGTCCCGCGCGGTCCCGAGGCTGTGCATCTCGATCGAGACGTCGGCGAAGCTGCGCGCGACGAACATGCCGGCGACGAGGACGAGCGCGACGGGGACGGCCTGCCGCGCGAGCCCGCGGCCGGGGCGTGCGAGCCGGAAGGAGAGGCCGAGCGCGGCGAGGACGAAGAGAAGGGCGCCAGCGGTCAGCGCGAGATCTGCGGCATCGCTGAGATCGTCGGCGGCGACCCTGCGGCGCACCGCGACGGCGACGACGACGCAGAGCGGAACGAGCGCGAGGCGCAGCGCTTCGCAGGCGGAGGCCGGCCAGCGGCGGCTCAAGGATATCGCTCGGTCCTGCGGCGTGGCGCGCTCTCCCGTGGCGTGTGTAGCGGGCATGATCGGCCCCAAGCCGTTGAACCTCAAGTGGCTTTGCGGCGAATTTGTGCGGCGCGAAGGCGCCGGCGCCTGGCATACGGGCTGCTGCCGCAGGGACGGACAGCACGATCGAGCGCGCAACGGTGTCGTTTTGGGCCGCGGGCGCTTTCGAGCGGGACGCGAGCCGGACGACACGGGAGCCCTGGGGACCAGTATGAAACACCACGCCACACGGGAGCTTTTCGGCTACTGGAACGCGCTGCGCGGCGCCCGTCGCGCGCCCGAGCGCGTCGACATCGAGCCGACGGCGATCCGCTCCGTGCTCGCCGACACCTTCATGCTCGAGGTCGATGTGGCGCGCGGTTTCCCGATCCGGCTCGCCGGTACCCGCGTCAACGGCCTGCTCGACGCCGAGCAGAAGGGCCGCGACTTCCTCGCGCTGTGGCAACCGGCCGAGCGCCGCAACGTTGCGGCCGTGCTGATGACAGTGGCCGACGGCGCCTGCCCGGTCGTCGCCGGCGCCGTGGCCTCGCCCGTCGCGCGCGAGACGGCAGCGTTCGAGCTGATCTTCCTGCCGCTGCGGCACAACGGCAAGACGCACTCGCGCATCCTCGGGCTCATCAAGCCGCTCGAGGCGCCGGCGTGGCTCGGGCTGCTGCCGATCGGGCCGCTCAGCCTGCAGTCGCTGCGCATCGTCGAGGCGCGCGAGACGCCGCAGCCGCTCGCCGTCGGCGCCGAGACGGGCTTGAGCCCGATGCATTTCGCCGATCCGACGCCGACGATGCGGCCCTATCTGCGCGTCATCCAGGGCGGCCGCTAGCGCGTCTCCCGTCGGCGAGATTTGCGCGCAGGCTGACCCGCACACGCCGATGGCAGAAAAAATGCTGCATCCACGGGCATCCCGTCATGCGGGATGCACCGCCGCGCTATAACGAGCGTGAGCTTGGCCCGTCGTCCCGTGGAGGCATAAGTTGAACGTTCTGGCGCAGATCCTCTTTCGCATATGCCTCGTCGTGATCTTTCCGTTCTCGTCGCTGGACAAGATCTTCAACTGGAATGGCGCGCTGAAGCAGGCCGAGGGCGGCCTGCTGCCGGGCGGCCCGGTCCTGCTCATCCTGGCGATCATCGTCGAGATCGGCACGTCGGTGCTGATCGTCGCAGGCGTGTTCGACCGCGCGGCGGCCGCGCTCCTCGCCTTCTATTGCATCGTCACGGCGCTGCTCTACCACCAGTTCTGGGCCGCCGGCGACTTCTTCGCCAAAGGCGACAGCAAGGGCCGCGCGCACTTCTGGGACTTCTTGAAGAACTTCGGCCTTGTCGGCGGCCTCGGCTTCATCATGCTCGGCGGACCGCTCGCCTCGGTCTCGTCGGTGCTCGAGCATCCGTTCTCCTCGACGCCGCCCTACAGCGAGACTGTGCCAGTGAAGTAAGGTCAGGGGAGCGAGCCATGGACGGCTTCGAGATCGTCGACCCGGTCTTTGCGACCTACGTCCTCTCCAACGCATCGCTCGAGAAGCTCGGCGACGGCTTCCGCTGGACCGAAGGTCCGGTGTGGTTCGGCGACATGGAGATGCTGATCTTCTCCGACCTGCCGAACGATCGCGTCATGCGCTGGAGCGTGCGCGACGGCATGCAGGTCTTCCGCAAGCTCGCGGGCTTCGCCAACGGCCACGCGCGCGACCGCGAGGGACGGCTGCTCACCTGCTCGCATCGCGACCGCAACATCACGCGGCTCGAGCACGACGGCACCGTGACCGTGCTCTGCGACCGCTACGAGGGCAAGCGGCTCAACGCGCCGAACGACATCGTCGTGAAGTCGGACGGCAGCGTCTGGTTCTCCAACCCGCATTATGGTTTGCAGACGGACTACGAGGGCGGGCGCCAGACGCCCGAGATGGCGCCGACGCTGATGCGCTTCGATCCGCGCGACGGCTCGCTCAAGGTCGTCGCCGACGATTTCGACGGGCCGAACGGCCTTTGCTTCTCGCCCGACGAGAAGAAGCTCTACGTCGCCGAGACGGGCACGCTCTTCGCCGAGCCGCCGCGCCAGTCCATCCGCGTCTTCGACGTCGCCGACGACGGCTCGCTGTCCGGCGGCGAGGTCTTCTACAAGGTGAGCCCCGGCAATGCCGACGGCTTCCGCTGCGACGAGCACGGCAACATCTGGACCTCGGCGGCCGACGGCGTGCATTGCATCTCGCCGCAGGGCCGGCTTCTCGGCAAGGTGCTCGTGCCCTCGCTCGTCGCCAACGTCGCCTTCGGCGACCGCTACCGCAGCCGACTTTTCATTTGCGCGGGCCAGAGCGTCTATTCCATCTTCCTTAACGTGCGCGGCGCCACGTGGCCGTAGACGCAGGCCGCGACGCAAGGAGACGACCGTGAGCGGACCCGAGATCACCCGCATCGCGCATGTCGCGCTCGTCGTCGGGGACATCACCGAGGCCGAGCTGTTCTTCGAGGAGGCGTTCGACTTCGTCACGCTCGAGCGCCGCATCGGCGACCGCGCCCAGGCCGAGCTCTACGGCGCGCCGCACGCGCAGCTCCGCGAGACGGTGATGGAGCTCGACGCCCAGCGCCTCTCGCTCCTCGCCTTCGACGTGCCCGGCGCGCCCTACCCGCATGGCAGCACCAGCACGGACCTCTGGTTCCAGCACTTCGCCATCATCGTCTCCGACATGGATAACGCTTATGCGCGGCTGACGGCGACGCGGGGCTTCACGCCGATTAGCGAGGGCGGTCCCGTCCGCCTGCCGGAGTCGTCGGGCGGCGTCACGGCCTTCAAGTTCCGCGACGGCGACGGCCACCCGCTCGAGCTTCTTGCCTTTCCCGCCGGCAGCGGGCCCGCGTACTGGGAGCGCAAGCGCGACGACGCTCTCTTCCTCGGCATCGATCACACGGCGATCGCTGTCGGCGACACCGCCCGCAGCATCGCGTTCTTCGAGCAGGCCTTCGGCCTCGATCTCGGGACGCAGAGCGAGAACGTCGGCGTCGAGCAGGCGCGGCTCGACGCGGTGCCCGACGCCCGCGTGACCGTCTCGGGCCTGATGCCGCGTACCGCGCCGCCGCATCTCGAGCTTCTCGGCTATCACGTCGGCGCGCGTCGCCCGATCGCCCACGCCACCGCCTCGCGCGATCTCGCGGCGACGCATGTCGTGCTCGACACGCACGACCTCCCGGCAGTGGTGGATGCGCTGGAGCGCATGAACGCGCACTTCGTCTCGCCAGGCATCGTCACCCAGGCCGACGGCAAGGGCGCCATCATGGTGCTCGACCCCGACGGCCATCGCTTCGTCGTGCGCCAAACCTGACGTCGCCCGCCAGCTAGGTCTTTGCCGCACGATGGCCTAGACTGCCGAGCCACTCGGCGCGGCGAATGCGATGAACCTCTTGACCTCGACGCAGCCCCTTCGCGACCGGCCCTGGCTGGGCGTCGCGGCCGCCGCCGCGGCGGTCGGGGTCTCCTACGGCATCCGCGTCGTGCTCGGACCGGCGGCGCAGGGCTTTCCGTTCGTCATCTTCATCCCGCCCGTCGTGCTCGTGACCTTCTGCTGCGGGACGATGCCCGGCATCCTGGCGGCGGTGCTGGCCGGCATCGTCGCGGACGTCACGCTCATCGCCGAGCCCGGCAGCATCGTGCCGCCGTGGCCTGAAGGTTGGCTGGCCCTCGGCTTCTACACGCTGACCGTCGGCATCGACATCGCGCTGATCAACGCGCTGTCGTTTGCCTTCGAGCGCACCGCCCGCGCCGAGGCCGGCTTGCGCCGCGCCAACGAGCAGCTGGAGCAGCGCGTGCGCGAACGCACCGCCGCGCTCGAGCAGCAGATCGCCGACCGCGAGGCGGCGGAAGCGCAGCTTCGCCAGATCCAGAAGATGGAGACGATCGGCCAGCTCACCGGCGGCATCGCCCACGACTTCAACAACATGCTCGCCGTGGTCATCGGCTCGATCGAGATGGCGCGCCGCCGCGTCGAGCGCAACGACACGGAGCGGCTGCTCGGCTCGCTCGACAGCGCCCGCGAAGGCGCGAGGCGCGCCTCCGATCTCGTGACGCGGCTGCTCGCCTTCGCGCGGCAGCAGGCGCTGGCGCCGCAGACGATCGACGTCGGCGCCCTGCTCGACGGCATGTCGAGCCTGATGCAGCGTACCCTCGGCGAGACGATCGCCGTCGAGATCGTGCGCGCCGACGGCCTGTGGCCGTGCTGGGCCGACCCCGTGCAGCTCGAGAGCGCCATCCTCAACCTCGCCGTCAACGCCCGCGACGCGATGCCGGACGGCGGCCAGCTGAGCCTCACGACGGCGAATGTCGAGATCGATGCGGCGGAGGCCCGGCGCCGCGCCGACGCGAGCCCCGGCGCCTACGTGATGATCGCCGTCGGCGACACCGGCACCGGCATGCCGGCGGCGATCGTCGAGCGCGCGTTCGATCCGTTCTTCACCACCAAGGAGGTGGGCAAGGGCACCGGTCTCGGGCTGAGCCAGCTCTATGGTTTCATCCGACAGTCGGGCGGGCACGTGACGATCGACTCTCATGTCGGCCGGGGCACGACCGTGCGGCTGTTCCTGCCGCGGCACACGGGCGAGACGAAGACCGCCGATGTGCCGGGTGAGGCGGCGCTGGACATGCCGCAGTCGCGTGCCGAGACCGTGCTCGTCGTCGAGGACGAGCCGAACGTCCGCATCATGAGCGTCGAGGCGCTGCGCGAGCTCGGCTACGACGTGGTGCAGGCGGACGGCCCGCATGAGGCGCTGCGCCTGCTCGAGGTGCAGCCGGCGATCGACCTGATCTTCACCGACATCGTGATGCCCGACATGGACGGCCGCGAGCTGGCCGATGCCGCCCGTGCCATGCGCCCGGGCATCAAGGTCGTCTACACGACGGGCTACGCGCGTGGCTCGGCGACGGCGGACGGGCTGCCGGAGTCGGCCTACCTGCCGAAGCCGTTCACCCTGGCGGCGCTGGCCACCAAGGTGCGCGACGCGCTCGACGGCAGCCCGCCGGCGCGCGCATGAGGCGACCGTCGTGGATGCGCTGACGCTCTTCGGCCTCTGCGCCGTGAGCCTGATGCTCCTGACCTATGCGCTCGAGGCGCGCAGCCATTGGTTCACGCTCGCCTTCGCGGGATCCTGCGCGCTCGGATCGACCTACGGCTTCCTGCAGGGCGCCTGGCCGTTTGGGCTCGTCGAGGCGATCTGGGCCCTCGTCGCGCTGGACAAATGGCGCCGGCGGGCGGCGTAGGCTGTCGCGCCAGCAAGCCAAGCAAGAATGTGACGAAAGCAAGAACCAAACGGCTCAGTCCACGTTGCGGGTCTGCGACGGGACATGGGGCCTCATGAACACCTTTCTTCGACCAGCAGCGATCGTGCTCGGCCTGGTGGGCGGGATCTATGTGATCCTGCTCATCGCAGCCGCCGTCGCGCCGGCGCCGACGCCGGTCGGCAGCGAGAGGCAGATGGCCAGCAGCGCCGTCGCGGACCGGCTGAAGGCGGAGGCCGCCCTGCTGGCGCAGCACGCGCCGCGCGCGGGCCGCAGCGACGACGGGCTCGTGTCGGGCGCGCTCTGACGATCTGCGTCACCACGGGATCGGGCTGTTCTCCCAGCGCGTAAACGTCCCCGTCGGACCGTCAAGTCCGAGCAGCGCGAGGCGATGTCAAGCCACGCGGGATTTCGGCCGCGCGGAGCGCATGGTCGCTCTTCTCGTCGACGGGCTGCGCCATTCCGCAGGGACTTCAAAGTTAGCGGTGAACCAATGCAATCAGCGAATTAAGAGGCATTTGATCCGTCGAAGCTTGGCAGAAGGCCATCGTTTCTGGTCCCACGGACAGAGCCGTCGGCATCCAGTCTAGTTGGTCGCACGTCACCGTCTTGCTCTGACCTCGAGGCGGCCTTCAGGCCTTTGCGCAAGAATACCCACCCTGCCCGGTCACGCGCAGTGGAACGAAATCTCATGCGAGGAGTCATATAGGTGGTCGCAGGTAGTGAACCTCGCCTTCCGGCTGCAGATGCATTCATCGGGGGCTGCATGCGTTCCAACCTTTTCTCATCGGTCTTCGGCATGGTGATCCTGACGTCCGCCGCCCAGGCGGCGCCAGTCGATCCCTATCGCATCACGGCCAATGAGAAGGCGGCCTGCACGGGCGACGCCATCATGCTTTGCTCCGACGCCTATCCCGACGAACATCGCCTTCTTGCTTGTATGGCCTCGAACAGATCGTCGCTGAGCGCCGGCTGCGGGGCGGTCTTCGATGCGGGTCTGAGGCGGCGCCATCTGAACACGTCCGCGCAGAAGTAAGCCCAACGCCCATCTAGCCGGCCTGAGCTGATCGGGGCGTTAACCTTGTCGTCCGCCATGTTCGGATCCGACGGCTCCAGATACATCCATCGGTTTTGATTAGGCGGGCTCTTTGTGCTGGTCGCTGTCTGAGTGTCGGGCTGGTCGGTACCGGAGAGTGCCTTACGTGTAAGGAATATCGAGACGAGCCGACCAATGTGAACATGCCGATCGCAGCAGAACCGGCTCTCCGCATTTCATCAGGAGCCCCAAAGATGAAATACGACGACGCGTCGTGGCATTCGGAGGGTGATTATCCGGAAGATCTGTCCCCGGACGCGGCGGCGACCCACATCGGCATGTTCCTCGCCTGGGCCTGGCGACACGATCTGGGGTCGGCTTCATCCGAGCCCCATCGCGACGAGGTCATGCGAGAAGCTGACACGCCGGGCCAGCTTCTGTTGCGCCACTGCGACGGCATGCTGACCGACGAGGAGCTCAACCCGCTCGGCAATCGGTTTGCCGCCTACTACTACGGCGCCGACGATCTCATGTATTACAGGGATCTCGATGCGATCTTCGGCCGAGAGCTCGATTGTCTCTATCGCATGAAAGACGACTCGCGGACATATCGGAGGATCGAGCCCAAGCTGACGCAGCGTCTGCGCGAGTTTTCAGGCCTTTGATAGCCGCCTGCGGCAGGGGCGCATCAATTATCCAGAAACCGGCGCCGATAGGCGTCGAGATCGCTCCAGCCTTTCAGCCCGACGCCCGGGATGCACTTCAACGCGGGCCCCGACATGAAGAGCAGGCGCTCCGGCGCATCGAGGCCATGCGCGAGGAGGGCTTCGATCAAGCGGTCGCTGAACCCGCGATTGGCGAACAGCGCGCGTCTTCCGCGTTCCGCCGACGCCCTGCAAGGGTCGTTGAGGGTCAGCACGTCGCTGCGATCGTCATGCGACAGGGTCATGCGGCTACAGGTTGCCGAGAATTTCGTGGAGCCCAGGACGCCCAGTCACCTTCTTCTTCGGAACGGCACACCCCGTGACGAGAGCGCGAACCGTGTCTTTGACGCGGCCTGCCGACAGCGCGCGGACCAGCGCATGCAGGCGCTGAGCGCCGGGGTTGAGAGTGGGCCTCGGAGGGCTAAGCATCGACATGGGGTGCTCCTGGCTTGCTCGAGGTGACGTTCTGCTGTGTCGCGTATATCGAGGAGATCACATGCGGACTCCCGACGACCTCGTCGATGTCGACGATCCGGGCATCGATGTGTTGCGCGCGCTGGCGCAACGCCCCGACGCCAATGAGAACGTCATCCTTCCTGTCGATGCGACGTTGCGCGGCCCGGCCCTGGAACGTCTCCAGGTCACGACCCGATCGCTGCTCGGCGCGGTCGTCTACGAGACCGGCGGCCTCCTCGTCGATCATGCGCGCCTGCGCGTGTTCGGCTCCTCCGCGGCGCGATCCTTTTGGGATGCGAACGACGCTGTGTCGCAAGCCGAGCATTCCGAACACAGCGTCCTCTTCATCGGCGACGACGTCTTTGGCGGTGTGTTTGCGTTCAACGGCGGCCGCTTCGGGCAAGACGATCTCGGCCAGGTCTTTCATCTTCCCGCCGACGCCACGAGGTGGAGCTCGACGGAGGTCGGCTACGCGGATTTCATCGCGTGGTGTCTCACGGGCGATCTTGCCTTGATCGACGCGCATCTCAGAGAGGATAAGTTTGCCGGTGTCGAGAAAGGGACCGCCATCGACAAGGTCTATTCCTTCTATCCGTTTCTCTGGACCGAGGAGGGACGCTCCGGGGCCGGCACCATGAGGCTTGTGGACGCAAACGAAAACCTGCGACTTCGCATCGAGATGCTTGGATACAAAACGGTCTTATCTCTGTCGCCCGACGCGTATGACGCAGCTCGCCTGGCCGATCAGACTCTAGGTTTTCACTTGCGGGTCCGAAAACGGCTTGTTGCCGTGCGCCCAGCGGCTTGAGGGCTCGGACGTCATCTCGAAATTGAAGCCGCACGCCGCACACCGGCTTCCGTGCAAATCCATCGTTCCGCAAGACTCGCAGTAGCCCCGGAATCGTATTTCGAACTTGCTTTTCACGAGAGGACTGCCGACGTCTCCAGAAATGATATCCATGCAAATTTCCTCAAGCGAGATCAATACATGGTCCGCCGCCGTTGATTTACAATACCTGCCCACCAATATGTATTTCTCATGTCTTTCCCCGGCCTCGGGCAGTCGTTTAGCTTGTAAATCCGCGCGGCGAGGGATAGGCTCGTCCCATCGCCGGTACCATCAGAGCGCCGACGCCTGAGAGACATCGTGCGCTCCCGCTCCAACGCAGGGGACGCCGCTCATGACGCGCTACTTCTTCAACGTATTTGCCTCGTCCGACGCCTACGACGACGAGGGCTTCGTGCTGCAAGACGATCAAGGCGCGCATCTGCACATGATGGACATCGCAACGAAGCTCATCAAGGAGTCCAAGCAGAAGACGTGGACGATCGAGGTGTTGAACAACAAGGGCATCCTCGTCGGATGCCTCGAGTTCGGGATGCTGCGCGACCTCTCCGCGACCGCCCTGCGGGCGCAATCGTGAGCCGCCAGATGCGGTTCGGCAAGCGCATCGCGCTTCCGTCCACCGCCGAGATCAAGCACGAGCTGAGGCTCATGAACGCTGCCGACGCTATTTCGGCGAAGCTCGGGATCACGCTGACCTTGGCGGAGGTGGCCGTGCTGGTGCGACAGCAGCACGCGTCGAGCGAGCCGTCGCCGTCCCCGGCTACCGAAGCAGGCCTTCGCGACTAGCTGCCATTCAGTTGGTCCTCAAACGGGCGCGAGCGTGCCGTTCAAGGGCATGCGAAACGTAAACCGCGTCTGTACGGGCGAGGACGTGACCGCAATCGTCCCGCCGTGCGCCTTGGCGATCTCGGACGAGATGTGAAGGCCGAGCCCGAGACCTTGCTGGCTCGATTGCACCTCGCCGCGAAAGAACGGCTGGAACAGCCGGTCCATTGTCTGGGACGGGATCGGGCGCCGCCGTTGGCGACCCAGATGACGAGATCGCCGCTCTCCGTGTCGGCATGGATGCGCACGGGCTCCTCCACTGAGCCATGAGTCAGGGCATTGCCGAGAAGATTGGAGACGAGTTGCGAATGCGCGACGCGTCGCACCTGATCGGCACCGGCAGCTCGAATGTGGACTCGATGACGCGGCCCGGAACGCCCACGCGAAGCTCGGCAACGACGTGATCGAGCACCGGCGTCAGCTCGACCTCGTCGTCGAGGGACAACGGGATGCCGCTTCCGAGGCGACCGCGCGCGAAATCGAGCACGTTATCGATGAGCCCCGCCATCCGCTGGACGCTGCTCTGGATCATGTCGAGCAGCATCTTCCGCTTGTCCTGCGGCTGGCTCTTTCCGAGCATCCGCGCGGCGCCGGAGATCGAGGCCAGCGGATTGCGCAGATCGTGCCCGAGCACCGCGATGAACTGCTCGCGCAGCTCGGCCGTCTGGCGCTCCACCTGCAACAGGTCGCGGGTGACCCGCTCCAGCGTCTGGCTCTGCTCCTTGGCGGCAACAAGTTGGCGTTCATACAACCTGCGCTTCATCGCCTTGAACAAGGCGATCCGCGAAAACGCCGGGCGTCCAAGCTCGTCATGAACGACCCTGCCGGAGGCCGACACCGCCAACGATCCGCCGCCGCTGGTCCTAAGATCGAGCGAGACTTCGTCGAACGCGCCGACCATGACGAGGAGCGGCGCAAAGCTCGTCTCGTAGAGGATGCTGGTGCCGGTCGTCAGGAGATCGTGAAATCGCAATCCGAGCAGGCGATCGGCAGGCTGGCCGGTCCATTCGGCGAGCGTCGCGTTCGCCTTGAAGATGCATCCGTCCGGCAGCATCGACAGGTAGGCGCACGGCGCGTTCTCGTAGAGGTCGGCCAGGTTCTCGAGCGGCGCCGCGCGCTCAGACAAAGTCGC
This Beijerinckiaceae bacterium RH AL1 DNA region includes the following protein-coding sequences:
- a CDS encoding protein of unknown function (ID:RHAL1_02853;~source:Prodigal:2.6), which translates into the protein MRFGKRIALPSTAEIKHELRLMNAADAISAKLGITLTLAEVAVLVRQQHASSEPSPSPATEAGLRD
- a CDS encoding protein of unknown function (ID:RHAL1_02854;~source:Prodigal:2.6), whose amino-acid sequence is MDRLFQPFFRGEVQSSQQGLGLGLHISSEIAKAHGGTIAVTSSPVQTRFTFRMPLNGTLAPV
- a CDS encoding PAS domain-containing sensor histidine kinase (ID:RHAL1_02855;~source:Prodigal:2.6), producing MSERAAPLENLADLYENAPCAYLSMLPDGCIFKANATLAEWTGQPADRLLGLRFHDLLTTGTSILYETSFAPLLVMVGAFDEVSLDLRTSGGGSLAVSASGRVVHDELGRPAFSRIALFKAMKRRLYERQLVAAKEQSQTLERVTRDLLQVERQTAELREQFIAVLGHDLRNPLASISGAARMLGKSQPQDKRKMLLDMIQSSVQRMAGLIDNVLDFARGRLGSGIPLSLDDEVELTPVLDHVVAELRVGVPGRVIESTFELPVPIRCDASRIRNSSPIFSAMP